In the Clostridium sporogenes genome, one interval contains:
- the flgG gene encoding flagellar basal body rod protein FlgG yields MLRALWNSKSGLIAQQDKLDSISNNLANVNTVGYKREDVSFQELIQETLKRKGYPTSDRPEIQTGTGVKATNWIRDTHQQGTLLTTGNKTDLAIDGQGFFRVIMADGDYAYERAGNFIIDRNGMLVDENGNRLEMQIQQPEGMQILNRVGGFDANNINIAEDGAISVRDTDGLNKVVGKINIYNAVGADAFLSIGRNLYLPRDGVNVFVNNDVSIHQGFLENSNVDAGREMTEMIITQRAFELSSRGIKTADEMWGIINNMRK; encoded by the coding sequence TTGTTAAGAGCTTTATGGAACAGCAAATCAGGATTAATAGCACAACAAGATAAATTAGATTCTATATCTAATAATTTAGCTAATGTAAATACTGTAGGATATAAAAGAGAAGATGTATCCTTTCAAGAATTAATTCAAGAAACTTTAAAAAGAAAGGGATACCCAACTTCAGATAGACCAGAAATACAAACAGGAACAGGCGTTAAGGCCACTAACTGGATAAGAGATACTCATCAGCAGGGGACTCTTTTAACTACTGGAAATAAAACAGACCTAGCTATAGATGGACAAGGATTTTTTAGAGTGATTATGGCAGATGGTGACTATGCTTATGAAAGAGCAGGTAACTTTATAATAGATAGAAATGGAATGTTAGTAGATGAGAATGGCAATAGATTAGAAATGCAGATACAACAACCAGAGGGAATGCAAATTTTAAATAGAGTAGGTGGATTTGATGCTAATAATATAAATATAGCAGAAGATGGAGCTATTTCTGTAAGAGATACAGATGGATTGAATAAAGTAGTAGGTAAGATTAATATATATAATGCAGTAGGTGCAGATGCTTTTCTATCCATAGGAAGGAATTTATATCTTCCTAGAGATGGGGTTAATGTTTTTGTTAATAATGATGTAAGTATACATCAAGGATTTTTGGAAAACTCTAATGTAGATGCAGGTAGAGAAATGACAGAAATGATAATAACTCAAAGAGCTTTTGAATTAAGTTCAAGAGGTATTAAAACAGCAGATGAAATGTGGGGAATAATAAATAATATGAGAAAATAA
- the flgG gene encoding flagellar basal body rod protein FlgG, protein MIRSLYTAVSGMISLEAKQDTISSNLSNASTVGYKSTNLAFKKFEDVLIENYDKKLGNRNIKNIIGGLSMGNKIDEVNNLFTQGIIQDTGKPTDFALEGRGFFTIENNGRNYYTRDGHFHVDTRGYLVNDSGYNVMGINRNTGAREAIFVGNRTMGTDANGNISLDGVPSYSFQVSDFNDYNSLRKIGDNLFEGNNPQNINGIVRQNSLEKSNVNVTNEMVNMLTTMRSFETNQKIVQSIDETLGKTVNEVGAAR, encoded by the coding sequence ATGATAAGAAGTTTATATACGGCGGTTTCTGGTATGATATCTTTAGAAGCAAAACAAGATACCATAAGTTCTAATTTATCTAATGCTTCTACAGTAGGTTACAAATCTACTAATTTAGCTTTTAAAAAGTTTGAAGATGTTTTAATAGAAAACTATGATAAAAAATTAGGAAATAGAAATATAAAAAATATTATTGGCGGCTTAAGTATGGGAAATAAAATAGATGAGGTAAATAACTTATTTACTCAAGGTATTATTCAAGATACAGGAAAGCCTACAGACTTTGCATTAGAAGGAAGAGGATTTTTTACTATAGAAAATAACGGAAGAAATTATTATACAAGAGACGGTCATTTTCATGTAGATACTAGAGGATATTTAGTAAACGACTCTGGATATAATGTAATGGGAATAAATAGAAATACAGGAGCAAGAGAAGCTATATTTGTAGGAAATAGAACAATGGGTACAGATGCAAATGGAAATATAAGTTTAGATGGAGTACCATCTTATAGTTTTCAAGTGTCAGATTTTAATGATTATAATTCCTTAAGAAAAATAGGGGATAATTTATTTGAGGGAAATAATCCTCAGAATATAAATGGTATAGTAAGACAAAATTCTTTGGAAAAATCTAATGTAAATGTAACTAATGAAATGGTAAATATGTTAACAACAATGAGAAGTTTTGAAACAAATCAAAAAATAGTACAATCTATAGATGAAACTTTAGGAAAGACAGTCAATGAAGTTGGAGCAGCAAGATAA